The following are encoded in a window of Scophthalmus maximus strain ysfricsl-2021 chromosome 2, ASM2237912v1, whole genome shotgun sequence genomic DNA:
- the LOC118301043 gene encoding secretory carrier-associated membrane protein 1 isoform X1, with translation MSDFDSNPFADPEFHHNPFQDPSVTQVRQAAPPGLEEYNPFTDGKPMPAGTAPKTAAPSVNTQPAIMKPTEEPPAYSELQEQSRAAAELLRRQDELERKAAELDRREREMQSLSASGGRKNNWPPLPEKFPAGPCFYHDITVDIPVEFQKTVKIMYYLWMFHTGTLLVNMVGCLAFFCVDASHGVDFGLSILWFMLFTPCSFVCWYRPLYAAFRSDSSFRFFIFFFVYICQFGIYVLQCIGITGWGTCGWIAALTGLNRSIPVGIIMILIAALFTSLAVMSLIMFKKVHAMYRTTGASFEKAQQEFATGVMSNKTVQTAAANAASRAAQGTFKEQI, from the exons ATGTCCGATTTCGACAGCAACCCGTTCGCGGACCCTGAGTTCCACCACAACCCGTTTCAG gATCCGTCAGTGACCCAAGTGAGACAGGCAGCTCCCCCTGGGTTGGAGGAGTACAATCCCTTCACAGACGGCAAACCA aTGCCTGCGGGGACGGCGCCCAAGACTGCTGCACCCTCGGTCAACACACAACCCGCCATCATGAAACCCACAGAGGAGCCACCAGCCTACTCGGAGCTTCAG GAGCAGTCGCGAGCAGCTGCCGAGCTCTTGAGGCGACAGGATGAGTTGGAGAGGAAAGCTGCGGAGCTGGACCgccgggagagagagatgcagtCACTCAGTGCTTCAGGAG GCAGGAAAAACAACTGGCCTCCCCTCCCGGAGAAGTTCCCCGCGGGTCCCTGTTTCTACCACGACATCACCGTGGACATTCCTGTGGAGTTTCAGAAGACGGTCAAGATCATGTACTACCTCTGGATGT TTCACACCGGGACGCTGCTCGTCAACATGGTCGGCTGCCTGGCCTTTTTCTGCGTGGACGCGTCGCACGGGGTGGACTTCGGCCTGTCCATCCTCTGGTTCATGCTCTTCACGCCCTGCTCTTTCGTCTGTTGGTACCGTCCACTATACGCAGCCTTCAG GAGTGACAGCTCATTccgatttttcattttcttctttgtatACATCTGTCAGTTTGGCATCTACGTTCTCCAGTGTATTGGCATCACTGGTTGGGGCACCTG TGGGTGGATCGCAGCTTTGACTGGCCTGAATCGAAGCATCCCAGTGGGCATTATAATGATCCTCATCGCCGCTCTCTTCACCTCACTGGCCGTAATGTCCCTCATCATGTTCAAAAAG GTCCATGCGATGTACCGAACCACGGGTGCCAGCTTCGAGAAGGCCCAGCAGGAGTTTGCCACGGGCGTCATGTCCAACAAGACGGTCCAGACGGCTGCCGCTAATGCCGCCTCCAGGGCTGCACAGGGAACCTTCAAGGAGCAGATCTGA
- the LOC118301043 gene encoding secretory carrier-associated membrane protein 1 isoform X2, with the protein MDPSVTQVRQAAPPGLEEYNPFTDGKPMPAGTAPKTAAPSVNTQPAIMKPTEEPPAYSELQEQSRAAAELLRRQDELERKAAELDRREREMQSLSASGGRKNNWPPLPEKFPAGPCFYHDITVDIPVEFQKTVKIMYYLWMFHTGTLLVNMVGCLAFFCVDASHGVDFGLSILWFMLFTPCSFVCWYRPLYAAFRSDSSFRFFIFFFVYICQFGIYVLQCIGITGWGTCGWIAALTGLNRSIPVGIIMILIAALFTSLAVMSLIMFKKVHAMYRTTGASFEKAQQEFATGVMSNKTVQTAAANAASRAAQGTFKEQI; encoded by the exons ATG gATCCGTCAGTGACCCAAGTGAGACAGGCAGCTCCCCCTGGGTTGGAGGAGTACAATCCCTTCACAGACGGCAAACCA aTGCCTGCGGGGACGGCGCCCAAGACTGCTGCACCCTCGGTCAACACACAACCCGCCATCATGAAACCCACAGAGGAGCCACCAGCCTACTCGGAGCTTCAG GAGCAGTCGCGAGCAGCTGCCGAGCTCTTGAGGCGACAGGATGAGTTGGAGAGGAAAGCTGCGGAGCTGGACCgccgggagagagagatgcagtCACTCAGTGCTTCAGGAG GCAGGAAAAACAACTGGCCTCCCCTCCCGGAGAAGTTCCCCGCGGGTCCCTGTTTCTACCACGACATCACCGTGGACATTCCTGTGGAGTTTCAGAAGACGGTCAAGATCATGTACTACCTCTGGATGT TTCACACCGGGACGCTGCTCGTCAACATGGTCGGCTGCCTGGCCTTTTTCTGCGTGGACGCGTCGCACGGGGTGGACTTCGGCCTGTCCATCCTCTGGTTCATGCTCTTCACGCCCTGCTCTTTCGTCTGTTGGTACCGTCCACTATACGCAGCCTTCAG GAGTGACAGCTCATTccgatttttcattttcttctttgtatACATCTGTCAGTTTGGCATCTACGTTCTCCAGTGTATTGGCATCACTGGTTGGGGCACCTG TGGGTGGATCGCAGCTTTGACTGGCCTGAATCGAAGCATCCCAGTGGGCATTATAATGATCCTCATCGCCGCTCTCTTCACCTCACTGGCCGTAATGTCCCTCATCATGTTCAAAAAG GTCCATGCGATGTACCGAACCACGGGTGCCAGCTTCGAGAAGGCCCAGCAGGAGTTTGCCACGGGCGTCATGTCCAACAAGACGGTCCAGACGGCTGCCGCTAATGCCGCCTCCAGGGCTGCACAGGGAACCTTCAAGGAGCAGATCTGA